A genomic window from Chitinophaga pollutisoli includes:
- a CDS encoding BT_3987 domain-containing protein, with protein sequence MKRIRILYFALFAAAMQGCGKNDYENKEFYKQEAYIISAESTSAAEREITDIEVHTFMDTLKYLNEQYDSDTIIDEKTFMAEIKFKVGIGGSLPAAQDMKIVVGFDQEALEDYNILKNTEMVVPAATEYTSSIPFDEKENGFVVNVPKGSSSVGLIFTVPVERSKMAQYGKYAFPLKILRAENVPLSRQYTNFMVAGLRVNEGKTVNWSGLPIPKIPAGRYTSVMIMSNPGENNSDGRVRKYKYITPLSVTDDPQLKDKYMIWGTAGWSFEMFGFHSAGYMYNLLTLVDRNFGVYRLDPILSGNNDFPFYTFAYATTQGVSEENFYDPRLKTLTLHYKNVIGEDYTDVLTFESSDLTLETVRSGTIYQPQSWEQVRGKGYKYWLPL encoded by the coding sequence ATGAAACGCATTCGTATTTTATATTTCGCGCTCTTCGCCGCCGCCATGCAGGGCTGCGGGAAAAACGACTACGAGAATAAGGAATTCTACAAGCAGGAAGCTTACATCATTTCCGCGGAATCCACTTCCGCCGCGGAAAGGGAAATCACCGATATCGAGGTGCATACTTTCATGGATACGCTGAAGTATCTCAACGAACAATACGATTCCGATACCATTATCGACGAGAAAACGTTCATGGCCGAAATCAAGTTCAAAGTCGGCATCGGCGGTTCGCTGCCCGCGGCGCAGGACATGAAGATCGTTGTGGGGTTTGATCAGGAAGCGCTGGAAGATTACAATATCCTGAAGAATACCGAAATGGTTGTCCCCGCCGCCACGGAGTATACCTCCAGCATCCCGTTCGACGAAAAAGAAAACGGGTTCGTGGTGAACGTCCCGAAGGGCAGTTCTTCCGTGGGGTTGATTTTTACCGTACCGGTTGAAAGGAGTAAAATGGCGCAATACGGGAAGTACGCCTTCCCCTTGAAAATCCTCCGTGCCGAAAATGTTCCGCTGAGCCGGCAGTACACCAATTTCATGGTGGCCGGGTTGCGGGTGAATGAAGGCAAAACGGTGAACTGGTCGGGCCTCCCCATTCCAAAAATCCCTGCCGGCCGCTATACTTCCGTGATGATCATGAGCAATCCCGGGGAAAACAATAGCGACGGGCGCGTACGGAAGTACAAGTATATTACGCCGCTCAGCGTGACCGACGATCCGCAGCTGAAAGACAAATACATGATCTGGGGAACGGCGGGCTGGAGCTTCGAGATGTTCGGTTTCCATAGCGCGGGATACATGTACAACCTGCTGACCCTGGTCGACCGTAACTTCGGCGTGTACCGCTTGGATCCGATCCTTTCCGGTAATAACGATTTTCCTTTTTATACCTTCGCTTATGCCACTACGCAAGGGGTGAGTGAAGAGAATTTTTATGATCCTCGCCTGAAAACGCTCACGTTGCATTACAAAAACGTAATCGGTGAGGATTATACCGATGTGCTGACTTTCGAAAGCTCCGACCTTACGCTGGAAACCGTGCGAAGCGGTACCATCTACCAGCCGCAAAGCTGGGAACAGGTGCGGGGCAAGGGTTACAAATACTGGCTGCCGTTGTAG
- a CDS encoding RagB/SusD family nutrient uptake outer membrane protein, giving the protein MKNSILKISTIVLLAMQSVSCNYLEADEYLHEVNNLNDIWTQRIDIRKAWAACYGHIPNYTDMAYTWPFNTNYDEGHAGRDVYTSLVFAQGKFNADNVLFNFWANAYRAIRTCNLFLENHHKANDKLLVPGEVEGYAADARFLRAFYYYNLLQLYGPFPIVEKTVDYSDESAMPTNRNTEEECVNFLIAELDKCATELPEKDRILVSEVGRPSKEAAMALKAMVLLWDASPLVNGNPDYSGFKDAKGRNYFSTASDPEKWRKAANAAKAVIDLGVFDLHTAPANQGYTTVPLGNFPGNTVAWPNGPAGIDPYRSFKELFSGGDTYWNQEGIWQVNLGYQTDHLSLLGFPRNYNNGEDGAVKGVLCATQKMVDAFFMNNGATIGEEDNSLYNDIGIAENGDGYYISGSGKEAHTPIITGFKLSNTNAKVPNRVLNREARFYATVGFIGRGYEQNNGTLYYADYKANAMDGFIQSDRPSIRTGYSIVKWVAEDDLRSRGSSDKPYYVLRLAEIYLSYAEALNEIEPGNPDVLKYLNLIRFRAGLPGYTPASQEVTRERIKREKHVEFAFEGKRYFDSRRWKDAGKTTRDKWGNSQGMGGLVYGCNFTAPDGSFYDRAVIDGYIFRPKNYFLPIPFEEVANYWGTMTQSPGW; this is encoded by the coding sequence ATGAAAAATAGCATACTTAAAATATCAACCATCGTATTGCTCGCCATGCAATCCGTAAGTTGTAATTACCTCGAGGCCGACGAATACCTTCACGAGGTGAACAATCTCAACGATATCTGGACGCAGCGTATCGACATCCGAAAGGCCTGGGCTGCCTGCTACGGCCACATCCCGAACTATACGGACATGGCGTACACCTGGCCTTTCAATACCAATTACGACGAAGGCCATGCAGGGCGCGATGTATATACCAGCCTCGTGTTCGCGCAGGGGAAATTCAATGCGGATAACGTATTGTTCAATTTCTGGGCGAATGCTTACCGGGCGATCCGCACCTGCAACCTCTTCCTGGAAAATCACCACAAAGCGAACGACAAGCTGCTGGTGCCGGGAGAAGTGGAAGGATATGCCGCTGATGCGCGCTTCCTCCGTGCTTTCTATTATTACAACCTGTTGCAGTTGTACGGACCTTTCCCGATTGTGGAGAAAACGGTGGATTATTCGGATGAATCGGCCATGCCGACTAACCGGAACACCGAGGAAGAATGTGTCAACTTCCTGATCGCGGAACTGGATAAATGCGCCACGGAATTGCCGGAGAAAGACCGCATCCTGGTGTCGGAAGTGGGCCGTCCTTCCAAAGAAGCCGCCATGGCGCTGAAAGCGATGGTTTTACTTTGGGACGCGAGTCCGCTGGTAAATGGAAACCCGGATTATAGCGGGTTCAAAGATGCGAAGGGCCGCAATTATTTTTCCACCGCAAGCGATCCGGAAAAGTGGCGCAAAGCTGCCAATGCGGCCAAAGCGGTGATCGACCTCGGGGTGTTCGACCTGCATACGGCTCCGGCCAACCAGGGTTATACCACGGTTCCGTTGGGTAATTTTCCCGGCAACACCGTGGCCTGGCCCAACGGCCCCGCCGGCATCGATCCTTACCGGTCTTTCAAAGAGCTTTTTTCCGGCGGCGATACCTATTGGAACCAGGAAGGTATCTGGCAGGTGAACCTGGGTTACCAGACAGACCACCTGTCGCTGCTGGGCTTCCCTCGGAATTACAACAACGGGGAAGATGGCGCTGTGAAAGGCGTGCTGTGTGCCACACAGAAAATGGTGGACGCGTTTTTCATGAACAACGGCGCCACCATCGGGGAAGAGGACAATAGTCTCTATAACGACATCGGCATCGCCGAAAACGGCGATGGATATTACATCAGTGGCAGCGGAAAGGAAGCGCATACGCCCATCATCACCGGATTCAAATTGTCGAACACCAACGCCAAGGTGCCGAACCGCGTCCTCAACCGGGAAGCGCGTTTTTACGCGACCGTTGGGTTTATCGGGCGGGGATATGAGCAGAACAACGGCACATTGTATTACGCGGATTATAAAGCGAATGCCATGGACGGGTTCATCCAGTCGGACCGTCCTTCCATCCGTACCGGATATTCCATCGTGAAATGGGTGGCGGAAGACGATCTGCGGTCGCGTGGGAGCAGTGACAAGCCTTATTATGTGCTGCGCCTGGCGGAAATCTATCTCAGCTATGCCGAAGCCTTGAACGAGATCGAACCGGGGAACCCCGATGTGTTGAAATACCTCAACCTCATCCGTTTCCGTGCCGGCCTTCCGGGATATACGCCCGCCAGCCAGGAAGTGACCCGCGAGCGGATCAAACGCGAAAAACATGTGGAATTCGCATTCGAAGGGAAGCGGTATTTCGATTCGCGCCGGTGGAAAGACGCCGGCAAAACGACCCGCGATAAATGGGGTAACAGCCAGGGCATGGGCGGGCTTGTATACGGTTGCAATTTTACAGCGCCCGACGGTAGTTTCTACGACCGCGCGGTGATAGACGGATACATCTTCCGACCCAAAAACTACTTCCTGCCCATTCCGTTTGAAGAAGTAGCCAATTATTGGGGCACGATGACGCAGAGTCCCGGATGGTAG